The sequence below is a genomic window from Flammeovirga kamogawensis.
ACATGAGCTTTTTTTAGTGGGCCTAGAAGACGATACAGACGAGCAGAACGATACAGGTCATATTTTCTTTACAGTGCTTATCAATGAGCAAGAATTTTTTGTAAAGGTCAAATTTTCTATTGGCTATAACGTGAAAAGTTCTCCAGGTTCTTATTGGGTTCCACCTTCAAGGGAAATTACTTTTTCGGGTGTTGAGTTTGATTTTAACGACATCAATTTTCTAAAGGAAGAGAAGGACCAAATTAAGGATAAAGTGAAGCTAAATAGCTATACAATAGGTATGCGTAAACTTATTGTGAAGCGTTGCGAGGAGATCCAAAATGATCCTTATGAGTTCTTTGATATTAGAGAATATCATGGCTAAAAACAGTTTGTAATTTCTTAACGCTCCCAGAAATGGGAGCACCTTTCAATTTTCTAAAAACACAAAAACAATAATTCATCATGACAACGAAAAATGTAACAGCAAAAGTAGTTAAGGCTACAAAAGATACAGCTATAGAGAAAGAAGTAATTGCAGTAAATGACCTTCCAGAGGTGAAGTATTATGAGGGTGCTCCTTTGCAATATAGAGCAGATTGTAAGAACGGTAAATTCAATATCAATGGCCGTAAAGAGGTTGGTGATAATTTGGTAATTACGCCTATTGCATGGCGGTTTTTTACGGATGATATTCTTGGAATGGGAAAAAAGAACTGGGTGGAGCTATTTTTTATCAACGAACAAAATTGCTTATCTGCAATCATGTTTCATGGCTACAGTCGTGAAAACTTGGAGAATTTGGCTTCGGACCTCTTTTACACTGATGTTACTCTTGGAGACATCAATCTAACAATCAGTTTTGAGAAGAAGCAAAATAAGTCAGTGAAAAGCACGTATTATATTGCCTCTTTTGAGTTTGATGTAGTGGATGAAGAAGATAGAAAAATCTTGAAAGAACGTATTGAGGGCTTAAAAATATTTAGAAGAGAGACGTTAAATGAAGATTGTGATTTTCAATCAACGGAGAATTTCTTCAACCCGCACTTTGTGGAAGAAGCACAGGCAATCGATGTAAAAGTTGATAATAATTAATAGGGGATAATAGAATGGGGGGAGCACTTTGCTCTTCCTATTTTTTCACTTCAAAAACTAAAATTATAAGATGAATAATCAAGAATCATTAATAGCACAGCAGTTGGATGAATACAACGAAAATTTATACCAACAGATGAATATTCCAAAGGTGAGAACTTTTGAAATGAGAGATAAGGATTACAGGAATCATCCTGCAATTTCTAATTCTGATTTATCGGTGGCAAAGAAAATTATTGAAGGGAAACCGATCACTAAGAATACTAAAGCTTTCAGGAAAGGAAGGTTTATTCATGAAGCTATCCTGGAGCCGTTGAAATGGGAAAAGACGAAAATATTTATTCCTACGGTGGAGAAAGTTGAGGTAGAAGAGATCGCTAATATTGTTTTGAATAATCCTGTTTTTAGTGAGTTACTTTCTCGTGGGTATTGGAAGTTTGAACAGTGTGTTTTTTGGGAAGATCCAGTAACAGGAATTTCTTGTAAGGCGAAAATGGATATGCATTTGGGTGATCTAATTATAGGTGACTTGAAGACAACAAGAAGAGAAAGTCATGAAGACTTTTTAAAGGATGCAATGACGTTTGATTATGATAAGCAGGTAGCATTTTATAGCACTCCTTTTCATGCGAAGCTCTTTTTATTGATTGGTGTTTCTAAAGGGAAGGATACTTTGGGTGAACTGTTTATTGAAGAGATACCGCAAAAGAGTGAATGGATGGTTACAGGTATGCAAAAGGTTGTTGAGTTGATGAAGGCTATAAATTCTGATGCTAGTCTTTTAAAGGCGGTGTACGAGGCTAGAAAATAGGTAGACAAGAAACGATTTATGATAATGGAATATAGAGTAAATAACAACGTATCATTTAAAAATAAATTGATAATAGCAGGTACAAGAAGCTTTAAGGATCATGCTTTATTGGATAGCTATACTAAGGAATTTACAGCGGTTTTTAATCTTTATGCTTTAAATACGGAGTTGGTTTCTGGAGGAGGGAAAGGAGCTGATGAAATAGGGGAGGAATTTGGTAGAAGGTACGGTTTTAATGTGAAGCGGTTTCTTCCAGATTGGTCTGTTGGTAAAAAGGCGGGTCCTATGCGAAATCGTCAGATGGCGGAGTATGCTACGCACTTGATTTGTTTTTGGGATGGCGTAAGTCCAGGTACTAAAAATATGATGCAGTTAGCAAAGAGATACAATCTTACTTTTTGGGTAATTAATTATAAGACATTGGCGATTGTAAATGAAAATAGGCCGTTGAGGTTTATGGAATAAGTGTTGTGATATAATATGTTTTAGAGTCTATTTTCTTATGAAGGTAGGCTCTTTTTTATGTCTAAATTCCACTTTTTTTATATAAAATTCGTTAGCTTTAGTTTTTCAAAGCTAAAACTAACGAATACAAAATGAACAAGTTTACATTATTTTTAATGTTGATTATTAGTTATACTACATCAGCTCAAACCCTAACTGAAATTTTCATTAACATCCCCTCTGAAATATCAGGTAATCTCACTGCTGAAGAACAAAGAACTATTTTGCAAAAGCTTGATGATAATTCCATATCATTTTACAAAAACAGTATTACCAATGAAATTTCTATGATGGATGATAGCGATATTGATTTAGAAGATTATGGTATTATGGGATATTATTTAAACCCTTTTTTACCTAAAAACGGTTATTACAAAATAACACAAGCGATACCACTTTCTCAAGGAGTAGATTTTGAAAATGTCTGTTATTGGAATTTAGATAATGGATCAAAACTAGTTGCTAAAGTTTCTTGTTTTGGATCTTATTGTTGTGGTCCAATACCCGAAAATATCACTTTTTACAATTATAAAAATCTTCGTTTTGAAAAATTAGAAACCGAAGATATCTTTCCATCACCAACCTATGAAGATATTGTTGATATAGAAAAAATGAAACAAGATGGTCATGACCCTGAAAAATATAAAGACTTTATTTTACCCAAAATCAATAACAATTACGAACTTCCTATACAGGGAAAAAATATCACCATTGCCATTGAAGTTTATGATTATCTTGAAGAAGAATCAGAGATGTATTACATTGTGGAGCCCTATATTAAAGGAGCTATCACCTACCTTTGGAAGGATGGGCATTTTGAAATTGAGAAATAAAAACAACTATTTTCTACTTTCTTTAATAGAGCTCCCTTTATCCTGCCTATGGCCATATACCAGATGAAAGTATAACCAATTCATTTTGTTGTATATAGCAACTTTAATTAATATTTTCCTTGTTGCGCAATGAATGACGATGTTCCTGCACAGCACATATAAGGAATTATATGTACCATGCTTTAAACACTGCTCATACATGAATGTATAAGCAATGTTGGTTGCTTTGTGGTTAATTGATAGTTGGCCTTTTCTCTCGTTCGGAGTTTTGGTTACTTTCCCCACCCACCGGAGAGTTTTGTACTCGTGTTAGTGGGGTGGTGGGCCCTTGGTGTAAGAATGATGGAGGGACTTCTTTTGCTGACGAAGGTATATTATAAATGTTATAACATTTCACTATATTTGTTATAACATTAAATAATTAAGATATGAAGGTTATAGAGACAAAAATTAAATCATTCGGCAACAGTAAAGGAATAATTATCCCTTCTCGTATGATTAAAAGATTGGGTTTTTTAGAAGATGTAATTATTACTGAAGATTCTAATGGGATTCGCATAACTAATAACTCTAAAGATCACGCATACCTCTTAAAGAAGAAAATAGAACAGCTTAGAAAGTCTAAGGCTGAAATATTTAAGACAATGAATCAAGAGATTAGAGATATGACCAAAGAGGAACATGATACTTTAGACAATGATCTTGAAAATTTCAATGATTTTGACATACTCGAAGACAATGAATAGAGGTGAAATTTGGAATGTAAACTTTAATCCTGCAAACGGAGATGAGATACAGAAAACAAGACCTGCTATAATAATTAGTAGTGATGAGATAAAAGGTTTAAAACTTAAGGCAATAATACCAATATTAGAAGTACGTAAACCTCAGTCAAGGCATATTAAAATTATTAAGTCTAAATCGAATGGTTTAGCAAAGGATAGCCATGCAGATACTTTTCAGATAAAAAGTGTGAGTACTGACCGTTTTGTTAAAAAAATGGGAGTACTTACAGAAGAAGAGTTAGCAGATATTGGAGCAATGGCTATGCTTGTATTAGGTCTACTATAGTAGACACCCAAATTACCATCATAATCTAAAAGTGTGTGGATTTTGATATCTCCTTTAGTGGTTTTGTATTTCGCCCAATTGTAAAGGTTTAAACACAAACTAATGGTTGAAGAATCCAATAGGAATATCTTATATTTTATACGGAATTTAGTTTGCTTAAAGCTTGCTTGCTACCCTCATTGAATAAGTAGCTTATAATAATACTCCCTAAACAAAATCTAATCTCGGTTCTTGTTTTGCTAACTAATCGTTGATTTAGATGGAGACATTTGTATACCTAAATGATTAAGATTACCAGTTGCTGACCTCAAACCATTACTGATATCACGAATAGTTTGACTTTTTGCAAATTGACAAAAAAGCATTGAGACCAAGTGAGTCCAACTTGTAAAGCCTTTTTTTTGTTTATCAGGGTTGTTCCGGATACGTGCAAAAACGGCAAGAGCTAATATAATAAACATTAGATCAAATTTTTAACAGGATTAAAATTCGGTATATTATTTAAATTAAGTACAAATTCTCCATATATTCTGATACGCTCCCTCATATAAGGACTTAACCCTTCCAACATTTCATCAGTAATGACTACCCCTTCTTTTTAGATGAAATGAAGATAATACAATTGTAAAATAAGTAGCATGTTGATTTTTTCAACATCCAATTTTGGGTTGAGTAAAATTAAAAGTATGCGTTTTTGATAGTGTTAGGGGTGTTTTGTCATTTTTGCGCTTATCAGGAACGCGGGTGTCTTAGGGGTAAAATGCTGAGTGGCCTTTCACCGTTGGTATGATGGAGGGAGCTCTTAATGCAGCCTAAAGTTGCAATTGTTATTAGAATTCAAGATTTCAATTCCTAGTTCATATGGTCAATTTAGCTTATTTATAAGCTTGTATTTTTCGTAATGAAGAAGGAGGATATCCAAAATGTTGTTTAAAAACTCTGCTCATATGTGCCACATGACTAAAGCCTAAGTCTGCCGCAATATTTGTAAGGCTTTCATCTGAATGCTGGACTTTTTGCCTTACCATTTCTACCTTCTGAAGATTATAAAATTTTAATACTGGCATTTTATATACATACTTAAATAAACGATGAATTTTGGAGATACTCATTCCATATTCTATACTCAAATCATCTAATCTCGGTAGACTATCTATATTAGACAATATCTGATCTTTTATAGATAAAATAACCTTTAAGTCTATAGAATGTATTTTCTTCTGAATATTACTAGGATTTTCTGCTTCTAATTGTTCGGTAATGACACTTATAATATCTAAGGATTTGGAAAAAGGGATAATCTTTCGTCCTTGCTCGGAGAAGCCATGATTAAAAATGGTTTTTATATAACCTTCAATTTCACTATTTAGAGGAAGGTAATGTATCCATGGGTTCGGATCTTCAATTAGCTGGCTTAATTTAAAATCTTTTCTGGTCACAAATTTATAATATAAGTCTTGAGGGAATTTGATCACAATCCATCGGTTATTAATTCCTTTAGGATATTCAATTTCAAAGTGCTGATTCGAATTATAGATAAAAATACCGCTGCTATTAAATTCATTAGCATTTTTGATGTTTAGTATGCTTCCTGAAAATCCTATTCGAATATAAATATAATTGATATCCGATTTTGGCATTTGAATAAACGTTATAGGCTGAAAGGTAGTTGCTTCACATAACTCCACAGAAATTACATCAAAAAAAGAAAATAATTTTAGATGGAGTTTAAGTACCTCGTTATCGACATTTAATGTTTCTCCATCCCAAGTTCCATTGTATTGATCAGCAAGGTATTTGTAATTGTTAGATGTTTTTACATCTGTAAATTTTATGGTTGCGCTTAAAGTTGTATTAGGCATATAAAGAGTATTTATCAATTAAACTAGATGTTCGTATCAAGAGTAAAAATAAGCATATTATCCCAACAACGAATTTTAAAAGCATTTCATATTTACCTTCAGTCCAAAAGAACGAAATTTATTCAATTACTCTAAGTAATTATATAAGGGTTTCAATCTGAATCAATTACCTGCAATGTATTTTACAAATCACCACTTTGACCTAATGAGTTAATTACTTGCGAGTATGGTGCAACAAAAGGGAGTGAGAAACCTACATCTTTGTAATGTTGGTAATAACAATTCACTTTTAATTCTACAATCGATTATCAACGTGTACTAGACATAAAAGTGAAATCAACTTAGAGTTGAAACTTAATTTATTCATTACAAAAAATAGAAACCATGTTAAAAGTAAGAAATGTATTTTCAGTAGTATTAGTCTCTTTACTAACCCTATCGTTAAATCAGCTTATTGCCCAAAACGCATCAAATATTCCAACTGTAAATACGAAGGATTTTTCATCTTTGCAGATGAAAGGTGTTGAACAAATTACAATAGATGTTGATTTGAAGGGTGCTGTAAATCGATTATCAAAAGCAGTGCAATTTAAAACTATATCAAATCAGGATAGAAGTGATTTTGATACTATTGCGTTTAGTAATTATCATCAGTTTATTGAAGAATCTTATCCACTTGTTCATCAAACACTAACAAAAGAAGTGTTGGGAGATCCCCGCCCATATAGTTTATTATATAAATGGGAAGGAACTAACCCAAATCTTCAACCAGCCTTGTTTTATGCGCATCAAGATGTTGTGCCTGTTCCTGCAGATTCTAGAGATCAGTGGAAAGAAGATCCTTTTTCAGGAGTCGTAAAAGACGGTTACATTTGGGGTCGTGGTGTATTAGATGATAAAAACCAGATTCACGCCATTTTAGAAGCTGCTGAAATGAAAATTAAAGAAGGTTGGCAACCCTCCAGAACCATCTATTTTGTTTTTGGTCAGGATGAAGAAGTAGGTGGAGCAGAAGGTGCTAAAGTTGTTGCAGATGTACTAGAAGCACGTGGCATTGAGAGATTTGCTTATGTAATGGACGAGTCTGCACCATTAACACCCGGTATTTTTCCAGGAATCAAAGATAATACGGCATTAATAGGTATTGCCCAAAAGGGATTTATCAGTTTAGAACTTAAAATTGATGGGATTGGTGGACACTCATCTATGCCACCAGAAGAATCTAATATAGGTATTCTTGCCACTGCAATTACAAAATTAGAAAAAGCACAATTTCCCTATAAAATTCACCCAGCAGTGCGTCATCAATATCGTTATATGGGGCCAGAACTCGAAGAAACTAAAAAACCATTATATGCTGCCATTGCTTTTGGTAAAGAAGATGAACTAACCGATTATGAAAAACA
It includes:
- a CDS encoding type II toxin-antitoxin system PemK/MazF family toxin, with product MNRGEIWNVNFNPANGDEIQKTRPAIIISSDEIKGLKLKAIIPILEVRKPQSRHIKIIKSKSNGLAKDSHADTFQIKSVSTDRFVKKMGVLTEEELADIGAMAMLVLGLL
- a CDS encoding helix-turn-helix domain-containing protein; this translates as MPNTTLSATIKFTDVKTSNNYKYLADQYNGTWDGETLNVDNEVLKLHLKLFSFFDVISVELCEATTFQPITFIQMPKSDINYIYIRIGFSGSILNIKNANEFNSSGIFIYNSNQHFEIEYPKGINNRWIVIKFPQDLYYKFVTRKDFKLSQLIEDPNPWIHYLPLNSEIEGYIKTIFNHGFSEQGRKIIPFSKSLDIISVITEQLEAENPSNIQKKIHSIDLKVILSIKDQILSNIDSLPRLDDLSIEYGMSISKIHRLFKYVYKMPVLKFYNLQKVEMVRQKVQHSDESLTNIAADLGFSHVAHMSRVFKQHFGYPPSSLRKIQAYK
- a CDS encoding M20 family peptidase: MLKVRNVFSVVLVSLLTLSLNQLIAQNASNIPTVNTKDFSSLQMKGVEQITIDVDLKGAVNRLSKAVQFKTISNQDRSDFDTIAFSNYHQFIEESYPLVHQTLTKEVLGDPRPYSLLYKWEGTNPNLQPALFYAHQDVVPVPADSRDQWKEDPFSGVVKDGYIWGRGVLDDKNQIHAILEAAEMKIKEGWQPSRTIYFVFGQDEEVGGAEGAKVVADVLEARGIERFAYVMDESAPLTPGIFPGIKDNTALIGIAQKGFISLELKIDGIGGHSSMPPEESNIGILATAITKLEKAQFPYKIHPAVRHQYRYMGPELEETKKPLYAAIAFGKEDELTDYEKQFIEEMSTNEVTRAMLHTTIATTMFNAGIKDNVLPPTATAVVNFRPMPGDTPEVIIEHVKKAINDDRINIKNISASTPATNIANPNSDAYKALEKTIHQTWGNDLIVSPFFVVGGSDSKHFQARDFAPDVYTITAIQLENTIEFKGFHGVNERILIKEYGKSIGFFYQMFNNLELMDY
- a CDS encoding PD-(D/E)XK nuclease-like domain-containing protein, whose translation is MNNQESLIAQQLDEYNENLYQQMNIPKVRTFEMRDKDYRNHPAISNSDLSVAKKIIEGKPITKNTKAFRKGRFIHEAILEPLKWEKTKIFIPTVEKVEVEEIANIVLNNPVFSELLSRGYWKFEQCVFWEDPVTGISCKAKMDMHLGDLIIGDLKTTRRESHEDFLKDAMTFDYDKQVAFYSTPFHAKLFLLIGVSKGKDTLGELFIEEIPQKSEWMVTGMQKVVELMKAINSDASLLKAVYEARK
- a CDS encoding DUF4372 domain-containing protein, which codes for MFIILALAVFARIRNNPDKQKKGFTSWTHLVSMLFCQFAKSQTIRDISNGLRSATGNLNHLGIQMSPSKSTIS
- a CDS encoding AbrB/MazE/SpoVT family DNA-binding domain-containing protein, coding for MKVIETKIKSFGNSKGIIIPSRMIKRLGFLEDVIITEDSNGIRITNNSKDHAYLLKKKIEQLRKSKAEIFKTMNQEIRDMTKEEHDTLDNDLENFNDFDILEDNE
- a CDS encoding SLOG family protein, giving the protein MEYRVNNNVSFKNKLIIAGTRSFKDHALLDSYTKEFTAVFNLYALNTELVSGGGKGADEIGEEFGRRYGFNVKRFLPDWSVGKKAGPMRNRQMAEYATHLICFWDGVSPGTKNMMQLAKRYNLTFWVINYKTLAIVNENRPLRFME